Proteins from a single region of Labedella gwakjiensis:
- a CDS encoding glycosyltransferase family 2 protein encodes MKIVMTLMVRDEADIIGPMIEHHLGQGFDTIIVTDNGSIDGTREILETFESAGRIELHHDPVHRKQQSTTVTGMARRAYTVHGADWVVNADADEFWVARRRDDSDADRSVADAFATVPDGVETFVVPVHDMIGDPAARGSGLQRLVYRDHRPVERLHEIGLFAHSSPDTVHVGSDAVNVVQGNHSVDLAGGVALEDSPVEVLHFPWRSWEQYRRKVENAGRAYEASNLTPSPNHHGMRDYRRLLEGSLFGLYIARHPSAAELEAGLERGEFVEDRRIASSSVGPDADEPIDASVVDLLRPLGEAVGRADQKNRDLIVSASTSAHEVKVLTEKAGHLEHRVGELEDQLQAARRDLSESRAETEAMRSRRIVRAVDRIADLRRRPTH; translated from the coding sequence ATGAAGATCGTGATGACACTGATGGTCCGCGACGAGGCGGACATCATCGGCCCGATGATCGAGCATCACCTCGGTCAGGGCTTCGACACCATCATCGTCACCGACAACGGATCGATCGACGGTACGCGCGAGATCCTCGAGACGTTCGAGTCCGCCGGGCGGATCGAGCTCCACCACGACCCCGTGCACCGGAAGCAGCAGAGCACCACGGTGACGGGCATGGCGCGGCGCGCCTACACCGTGCACGGTGCCGACTGGGTCGTGAACGCCGATGCCGACGAGTTCTGGGTCGCCCGGCGCCGCGACGACTCCGACGCCGACCGGTCCGTCGCCGACGCGTTCGCGACCGTGCCGGACGGCGTCGAGACCTTCGTCGTGCCCGTCCACGACATGATCGGCGACCCTGCCGCACGCGGGTCCGGGCTGCAGCGACTCGTTTACCGCGATCACCGCCCCGTCGAACGCCTTCACGAGATCGGCCTGTTCGCGCACTCCTCGCCGGATACCGTCCACGTCGGCAGCGATGCCGTGAACGTGGTGCAGGGCAACCACTCGGTCGATCTCGCCGGTGGTGTCGCGCTCGAGGACTCGCCCGTAGAGGTCCTGCACTTCCCCTGGCGCTCGTGGGAGCAGTATCGACGCAAGGTGGAGAATGCGGGTCGCGCCTACGAGGCGAGCAATCTCACCCCCTCCCCCAACCATCACGGCATGAGGGACTACAGGCGACTTCTGGAGGGATCGCTCTTCGGCCTCTACATCGCCAGGCACCCGTCGGCCGCCGAACTCGAGGCGGGACTCGAACGGGGCGAGTTCGTGGAGGATCGCCGAATCGCGAGCTCGAGCGTCGGACCCGACGCGGACGAGCCGATCGACGCGAGCGTCGTCGACCTGCTGCGCCCCCTCGGAGAAGCCGTCGGACGAGCCGATCAGAAGAACCGCGACCTGATCGTCTCCGCGTCGACCTCGGCCCACGAGGTCAAGGTCCTCACCGAGAAGGCCGGACACCTCGAGCACCGGGTCGGCGAGCTCGAGGATCAGCTCCAAGCGGCACGTCGCGACCTCTCCGAATCGCGGGCCGAGACGGAGGCCATGCGGTCGCGCCGAATCGTCCGCGCCGTCGACCGCATCGCCGATCTCCGACGTCGCCCGACGCACTGA
- a CDS encoding cell wall-binding repeat-containing protein gives MQRRNTIEPSSIRSRRTRALALSVVTLLIGSVLTTVTGLGADPAAAAPTVERVGGTTRYATSVEVSKKGFPQGADVVYVASGENFPDALSAGPAAALAGGPVLLTQQKAIPDVVRAEIQRLDPSRIVVVGGTASVSDTAAATLSGLAETVTRSAGGNRFESSRTVVTDSFESASSAYLTTGSAYPDALAASAAASAQSAPVILVRGADADIDADTAALLTELGVTDLKLIGGPASISAKMETALKADGFTTTRLSGANRYATAIAIASSAFPDPDRVYIASGTQFPDGLSAASVAGRSGSPLYLSQSECLTDIVAADITKKAPSGVTVLGGTTALSADVAKLTNCTTWRAAQKSASEKSLQSKLTSKLATFQGWYSVSVRKLDGLGEQVNQGGSKQKEPASAIKVFAAYAALKRVDNGQFSMSSRLDSGVTIRDCMRAMIHVSDNYCHTDLIRRIGASNMNTQFANEGYSGTHYTAGSYSSKASTANDLTLLMSRLEAGTLLSASSTAHLKSLLSSQVWRTRIAAGLPPGVASYTKVGELWRSTGMIQTDAGVVSSPKGKYAIAVLGDNNASKAEIGAISRLVYEHWNGAFGTSATYPKQQLVTNTVVNLRSSPGGGSAIQIGKGALVEVTASSRTWYYVIVGGRTGYIEMNGLSNRY, from the coding sequence ATCCGATCGCGCCGGACGAGGGCTCTCGCCCTCTCGGTCGTGACCCTCCTGATCGGCAGCGTCCTCACGACGGTGACCGGCCTCGGGGCCGACCCGGCCGCGGCCGCTCCCACCGTGGAACGGGTGGGCGGAACGACGCGCTACGCGACGTCGGTCGAGGTGTCGAAGAAGGGATTCCCCCAAGGGGCCGACGTGGTCTACGTCGCATCCGGTGAGAACTTCCCCGACGCCCTGTCGGCCGGGCCGGCCGCCGCCCTGGCCGGCGGGCCGGTGCTCCTCACCCAGCAGAAGGCCATCCCGGACGTCGTACGAGCGGAGATCCAGCGGCTCGACCCGAGCCGGATCGTGGTCGTCGGCGGAACCGCCTCGGTCTCGGATACGGCGGCCGCGACCCTCTCCGGCCTCGCCGAGACCGTGACGCGGTCGGCGGGAGGGAACAGATTCGAGTCGTCGCGCACCGTCGTGACCGACTCCTTCGAATCGGCCTCGTCCGCGTACCTCACGACAGGCTCGGCCTACCCCGACGCGCTCGCGGCGTCGGCGGCGGCCTCGGCTCAGAGCGCCCCGGTGATCCTCGTCAGGGGAGCCGACGCCGACATCGACGCCGACACGGCAGCCCTTCTGACCGAGCTCGGCGTCACGGACCTCAAGCTCATCGGCGGTCCGGCGAGCATCTCGGCGAAGATGGAGACTGCGCTCAAGGCTGACGGCTTCACGACCACGAGGCTGTCCGGCGCGAACCGCTATGCCACAGCCATCGCCATCGCCTCCTCGGCCTTCCCCGACCCCGACCGCGTCTACATCGCGAGTGGTACGCAGTTCCCTGATGGCCTCTCGGCCGCGTCCGTGGCCGGGCGATCCGGGAGCCCGCTCTACCTCTCCCAATCGGAATGCCTCACGGACATCGTCGCGGCGGACATCACCAAGAAGGCCCCGAGCGGGGTGACCGTGCTCGGTGGGACCACAGCGCTCAGCGCCGACGTGGCGAAGCTCACGAACTGCACGACATGGAGGGCCGCTCAGAAGTCCGCGTCGGAGAAGTCGCTCCAGAGCAAACTCACCTCGAAGCTCGCGACGTTCCAGGGCTGGTACTCGGTGTCGGTCCGGAAGCTCGACGGGTTGGGCGAGCAGGTGAACCAGGGCGGCTCCAAGCAGAAGGAGCCCGCGAGCGCGATCAAGGTCTTCGCCGCCTATGCCGCCCTCAAGCGCGTCGACAACGGTCAGTTCTCGATGTCCTCGCGCCTCGACTCCGGAGTGACCATCCGCGACTGCATGCGCGCGATGATCCACGTCTCGGACAATTACTGCCACACCGATCTGATCCGTCGGATCGGTGCGTCGAACATGAACACCCAGTTCGCGAACGAGGGTTACTCCGGCACGCACTACACCGCCGGGTCGTACTCCTCGAAGGCGAGCACGGCGAACGACCTCACCCTCCTGATGTCCCGGCTCGAGGCCGGCACGCTCTTGAGCGCATCGAGCACGGCCCACCTCAAGTCGCTCCTGAGCTCTCAGGTGTGGCGGACGCGGATCGCGGCCGGCCTTCCGCCGGGAGTCGCGTCGTACACGAAGGTGGGCGAGCTCTGGCGCTCGACCGGCATGATCCAGACCGATGCCGGTGTCGTGTCGTCGCCGAAGGGGAAGTACGCGATCGCCGTCCTCGGCGACAACAACGCGTCGAAGGCGGAGATCGGCGCCATCTCACGGCTCGTCTACGAACACTGGAACGGTGCGTTCGGCACCTCGGCGACCTATCCGAAGCAGCAGCTCGTGACGAACACCGTCGTCAATCTCCGCAGTTCACCCGGCGGTGGGAGCGCGATCCAGATCGGCAAGGGAGCGCTCGTCGAAGTCACGGCGAGTTCGCGCACCTGGTACTACGTCATCGTGGGCGGTCGCACGGGATACATCGAGATGAACGGGCTCTCGAACCGGTACTGA
- a CDS encoding rhamnan synthesis F family protein, with product MLLESLPQTRIVRRPAPGTDSRRFAIVASFGRRETPAVGLIALTDELVRTGFRVVIVRSSADNAPWADLSALDPAVGYVQRPNIGYDFGSWAAGMATFPEDLRRDQVLLVNDSIAGPFAPLDDLLDDFATTTADVWAATSTLQFGPHLQSFMVGYRRGVLREAPLRDFWRGLEPQASKHRIVEAHEIGLSQVFQSEGYSATAAIPSEVVVRDGDNPTIAGWRKLLDAGFPFVKRELLVKKRFADERQDVVDHVRALYGVDPMDWIEQEVVNE from the coding sequence GTGCTCCTCGAGTCCCTCCCGCAGACGCGCATCGTCCGCCGCCCGGCTCCCGGCACGGACTCCCGGCGCTTCGCGATCGTCGCGAGCTTCGGCAGACGCGAGACCCCGGCCGTCGGGCTCATCGCGCTCACGGACGAGCTCGTCCGCACCGGCTTCCGCGTCGTCATCGTGCGATCGTCCGCAGACAACGCCCCGTGGGCCGACCTCTCGGCTCTCGACCCGGCCGTCGGATATGTGCAACGCCCGAACATCGGCTATGACTTCGGCTCCTGGGCGGCCGGCATGGCGACCTTCCCCGAGGACCTTCGCCGGGATCAGGTCCTGCTCGTGAACGACTCGATCGCCGGACCGTTCGCCCCGCTCGACGATCTCCTCGACGACTTCGCCACGACGACGGCCGATGTCTGGGCGGCGACGAGCACCCTCCAGTTCGGTCCGCACCTGCAGAGCTTCATGGTGGGATATCGACGGGGGGTGCTCCGCGAGGCACCCCTCCGGGACTTCTGGAGAGGACTCGAGCCCCAGGCGAGCAAGCACCGGATCGTCGAGGCGCACGAGATCGGGCTCAGCCAGGTGTTCCAGTCCGAGGGGTACTCTGCGACGGCGGCCATCCCGTCGGAGGTCGTCGTCCGCGACGGCGACAATCCGACCATCGCCGGATGGCGGAAGCTCCTCGATGCCGGGTTCCCCTTCGTGAAGAGGGAACTGCTCGTGAAGAAGCGGTTCGCCGACGAGCGCCAGGACGTCGTCGACCACGTCCGCGCTCTGTACGGCGTCGACCCCATGGACTGGATCGAACAGGAAGTCGTGAATGAATAG
- a CDS encoding glycosyltransferase, protein MRTTREKESTMDSSVRAGVVSVVLVNYKGTDDTIEAIRQLRATDWPSELLEIVVVENASGDDSAERIAAADAGVVLVESGDNLGFAGGCNLGVARSTGEYLAFLNNDAKPDPAWIRAAVARFTSSPRVGAIASRVLDWEGENVDYIGSAMTWFGMGYKPLTAQKVPKESDRPTDVLFGTGSAMFVRRTAYEQLDGFDERFFMFFEDVDFGWRLNLLGWRFVYEPASLAFHKHHASMNKLGAYKETYLLERNALFTLYKNLGDDALHDALPATLSLSVRRSVAKGGLDSTAFDIRKGDDDSRSEVSVSKQTVAGLFAIDQFVENLDALVAAREHVQSTRVVSDDRLWSLFGETDAPSFQNEHYLEGYDKVVAAFPVLDVPVLTRVLIITGDPVGEKMAGPAIRAWHMAETLAESHDVTLVSLAGVGNVSGPFDIQHVAPGNNRAMKALEQWADVIVFQGLAMALFDAIRSSKKIIVADVYDPMHLEQLEQARQQPRAQWDRQVVDATDVLNDQLARADFLLCASERQRHFYLGQLAALGRVNPANYSADSDLRDLIDTVPFGLSSTPPEHVRKVLKGVVPGIRATDKVVLWSGGLYNWFDPTTLVRAIAQLTGRKKSVRLFFQGTKHPHPGVPEMAIVTETRTLAAELGVLDRSVFFNDSWVDYADRQNYLTEADAGVSTHHTHVETTFSFRTRILDYLWAGLPIVLTEGDHFAELVEKEGLGIVVPSGDVGALADALEKVLFDEEFRDAAKANVARVRESYRWESVLGPLVRFMDDPQHAADLLASGSVKAAPPRSGRPRRVKKHGFVHDVGLVVHYMRTGGPTVLLRKVRSRLGRR, encoded by the coding sequence GTGCGCACGACGAGAGAGAAGGAGTCGACCATGGACAGCTCGGTCAGGGCGGGCGTCGTCTCCGTCGTCCTCGTCAATTACAAGGGCACGGACGACACCATCGAGGCGATCCGCCAGCTCCGCGCGACGGACTGGCCGAGCGAGCTCCTCGAGATCGTCGTCGTGGAGAACGCATCGGGCGACGACAGCGCCGAGCGCATCGCGGCGGCCGACGCCGGCGTCGTGCTGGTCGAGTCCGGGGACAACCTGGGCTTCGCCGGTGGCTGCAATCTCGGCGTCGCGCGGTCGACGGGGGAGTACCTCGCGTTCCTCAACAACGACGCGAAGCCGGATCCCGCGTGGATCCGCGCCGCTGTCGCGCGCTTCACCTCGAGCCCGCGCGTCGGGGCGATCGCGAGTCGCGTGCTCGACTGGGAGGGCGAGAACGTCGATTACATCGGTTCGGCGATGACGTGGTTCGGCATGGGCTACAAGCCGCTCACGGCGCAGAAGGTCCCGAAGGAGAGCGACCGGCCGACGGACGTCCTGTTCGGCACCGGCTCGGCGATGTTCGTCCGGCGGACGGCCTACGAGCAGCTCGACGGTTTCGACGAGCGGTTCTTCATGTTCTTCGAGGACGTCGACTTCGGGTGGCGCCTCAACCTCCTCGGCTGGCGTTTCGTGTACGAGCCGGCGTCCCTCGCGTTCCACAAGCACCACGCCTCGATGAACAAGCTCGGCGCCTACAAGGAGACCTACCTGCTCGAACGCAACGCCCTGTTCACGCTCTACAAGAACCTCGGCGATGACGCCCTGCACGACGCCCTGCCCGCCACCCTCTCCCTCTCCGTCCGCCGGTCCGTCGCCAAGGGCGGTCTCGACTCGACGGCCTTCGACATCCGCAAGGGCGACGACGACTCGCGAAGCGAGGTCTCCGTCTCGAAGCAGACCGTCGCCGGACTGTTCGCTATCGACCAGTTCGTCGAGAACCTCGACGCCCTCGTCGCCGCGCGGGAGCACGTCCAGTCGACGCGCGTCGTCTCCGACGACCGGCTCTGGTCCCTCTTCGGCGAGACGGATGCTCCGTCCTTCCAGAACGAGCACTACCTCGAGGGCTACGACAAGGTCGTGGCCGCCTTCCCCGTGCTCGACGTCCCGGTCCTCACGCGCGTGCTCATCATCACGGGCGATCCGGTCGGCGAGAAGATGGCCGGACCGGCCATCCGGGCGTGGCACATGGCCGAGACCCTCGCCGAGTCGCACGACGTCACCCTCGTGAGCCTCGCCGGCGTCGGCAACGTGAGCGGGCCCTTCGACATCCAGCACGTCGCTCCGGGCAACAACCGGGCGATGAAGGCGCTCGAGCAGTGGGCGGACGTCATCGTCTTCCAGGGTCTCGCGATGGCGCTCTTCGACGCGATCCGCTCGAGCAAGAAGATCATCGTCGCCGACGTCTACGACCCCATGCACCTCGAGCAGCTCGAGCAGGCTCGCCAGCAGCCGAGGGCGCAGTGGGACCGCCAGGTCGTCGATGCGACGGACGTGCTGAACGATCAGCTCGCGCGCGCCGACTTCCTCCTGTGCGCCTCGGAACGCCAGCGTCACTTCTACCTCGGTCAGCTCGCCGCCCTCGGTCGGGTGAATCCCGCCAACTACTCGGCCGACTCCGATCTCCGTGACCTCATCGACACGGTGCCCTTCGGCCTCTCGAGCACCCCTCCGGAGCACGTGAGGAAGGTCCTCAAGGGCGTCGTCCCCGGGATCCGCGCAACGGACAAGGTCGTGCTGTGGAGCGGTGGGCTCTACAACTGGTTCGACCCGACGACGCTCGTCCGCGCGATCGCCCAGCTCACGGGACGCAAGAAGAGCGTTCGACTCTTCTTCCAGGGCACGAAGCACCCCCACCCGGGCGTACCGGAGATGGCGATCGTCACCGAGACGCGGACGCTCGCCGCGGAACTGGGCGTGCTCGACCGGTCCGTGTTCTTCAACGACTCATGGGTCGACTACGCGGACCGCCAGAACTACCTCACGGAGGCCGATGCCGGCGTGAGCACCCACCACACCCACGTCGAGACGACATTCTCCTTCCGCACGCGGATCCTCGACTACCTCTGGGCCGGGCTTCCGATCGTTCTCACGGAGGGCGATCACTTCGCGGAGCTCGTCGAGAAGGAGGGACTCGGCATCGTCGTCCCGTCCGGGGACGTCGGCGCTCTCGCCGATGCGCTCGAGAAGGTGCTTTTCGACGAGGAGTTCCGTGACGCGGCGAAGGCGAACGTCGCGCGTGTCCGCGAGTCGTACCGGTGGGAATCGGTGCTCGGCCCCCTCGTGAGGTTCATGGACGACCCGCAGCACGCCGCCGACCTCCTCGCGAGCGGTTCCGTCAAGGCGGCGCCCCCGCGTTCCGGCCGGCCGCGTCGCGTCAAGAAGCACGGTTTCGTCCACGACGTCGGGCTCGTCGTCCACTACATGCGGACGGGAGGACCCACGGTGCTCCTGCGGAAGGTCCGCAGCCGTCTCGGCCGCCGGTGA
- a CDS encoding UDP-glucose dehydrogenase family protein — protein sequence MRLSVIGCGYLGAVHAAAMSSLGHSVVGIDVDESKIEALGRGAAPFFEPGLPELLSQEIATGRLTFSSDIAAAADATVHFVAVGTPQSADGLSADLRFVDAAIDALLPHLTPGDVVVGKSTVPVGTAARLAEKVSATGAVLAWNPEFLREGFAIQDTLTPDRLVYGVAPGDDVAKAALDEVYATPLAGGIPLIVTDYATAELVKVAANAFLATKISFINAMAEVAEVSGADVTSLADAIGHDARIGRRFLNAGVGFGGGCLPKDIRAFQARATELGVGDSVRFLTEVDKINLRRRDRVVDLATELLGGDVTGKRIAVLGLAFKPNSDDIRDSPALDITVRLHEAGAAVVATDPEAVANARRRHPEVGFGTTTEALAGADIVILLTEWSEYRELDPTVVAEATAGRIVIDGRNTLDAARWRAAGWTYRGLGRS from the coding sequence ATGAGACTCTCAGTGATCGGATGCGGGTATCTCGGGGCGGTTCACGCGGCAGCGATGTCGTCCCTCGGACACTCGGTCGTAGGAATCGACGTCGACGAAAGCAAGATCGAAGCACTCGGGAGAGGTGCGGCCCCCTTCTTCGAACCCGGTCTCCCCGAGCTGCTCTCGCAGGAGATCGCCACGGGGAGGCTCACCTTCTCGTCGGACATCGCCGCGGCGGCCGACGCCACCGTCCACTTCGTGGCGGTGGGCACTCCGCAGAGCGCCGACGGGTTGAGCGCGGATCTCCGCTTCGTCGATGCGGCCATCGACGCCCTCCTCCCGCACCTGACCCCCGGCGATGTCGTGGTCGGGAAGTCGACCGTCCCCGTGGGGACGGCCGCTCGCCTCGCGGAGAAGGTGTCCGCGACCGGAGCCGTGCTCGCGTGGAACCCCGAGTTCCTCCGGGAGGGCTTCGCGATCCAGGACACGCTCACGCCGGACCGGCTGGTCTACGGCGTCGCCCCGGGCGACGACGTCGCCAAGGCGGCTCTCGACGAGGTGTACGCGACCCCGCTCGCCGGCGGCATCCCCCTCATCGTGACCGACTACGCGACGGCCGAGCTCGTCAAGGTTGCGGCCAACGCCTTCCTGGCGACCAAGATCTCGTTCATCAACGCGATGGCCGAAGTGGCCGAGGTATCCGGGGCCGACGTCACGAGTCTCGCCGACGCGATCGGCCACGATGCCCGTATCGGTCGCCGCTTCCTCAACGCCGGTGTCGGCTTCGGCGGGGGCTGCCTGCCGAAGGACATCCGCGCGTTCCAGGCTCGCGCGACCGAGCTCGGGGTGGGCGATTCCGTCCGCTTCCTGACGGAGGTCGACAAGATCAACCTGCGCCGCCGCGACCGGGTCGTCGATCTCGCCACCGAACTCCTCGGCGGGGACGTCACGGGGAAGCGGATCGCCGTTCTCGGGCTCGCCTTCAAGCCCAACAGCGATGACATCCGTGACTCGCCGGCGCTCGACATCACCGTGCGGCTGCACGAGGCGGGGGCCGCCGTCGTGGCGACCGACCCGGAGGCCGTCGCGAACGCCCGCCGCCGTCACCCGGAGGTCGGCTTCGGCACGACGACCGAGGCGCTCGCCGGTGCCGACATCGTGATCCTGCTGACGGAGTGGTCCGAGTACCGCGAGCTCGACCCGACCGTCGTCGCAGAGGCGACGGCCGGACGGATCGTGATCGATGGGCGCAACACCCTCGACGCCGCCCGCTGGCGAGCGGCCGGCTGGACCTATCGGGGACTCGGCCGGTCCTGA
- a CDS encoding glycoside hydrolase family 99-like domain-containing protein, which translates to MNRIVRAAARRAVAVVRGPVPQPPAREPEDFPAGFRNWVSRRSDKLRYTSRAGWAPTERTADSPRIAVVMHVYYTDLVDEILESLATIPVPFDIVATNASGEPLVLDTSALPLARSVRVLEVENRGRDILPLVLVANAGLLDGYDVVCKVHTKKSPWREEHDVLSGSGAAWRAAFVTGLFGSRGNVERILSAFANDRTLGSVTTTGNIVGAEHWGGDRHIVDALLRRLELRSSDDLRFNAGSIYWISGFILRGLRTLDLSEEDFEEEAGQIDGTTAHAVERVIGILTEEAGLRLRTVDDLPPLDEESWRRFEPDASRSSRARVVPFYLPQFHAFPENDRWWGAGFTEWSNVTAAKPMFHGHRQPLLPGELGFYDLSHDGVRDAQFDLARRAGIEGFMYYYYWFAGRKLMDGPVEALAAGEGDQPFCIMWANENWTRRWDGSTTSVLIGQDYDAVPAEQFIHDVMHLLTDPRYIRVDGRPVVAVYRITQIPGYREVLAAWREAAVAAGLPGLELLTVDVGASMEGLESDLRQEGLDGCLEFPPHNKPWRGVPRDELELVDGFAGNILRYDAMAEACERSVLTELEDDRYPGVLVGFDNTARRQHHPDLWYGSNPLTFRRWLATTVLAVEDRPFDERLVFVNAWNEWAEGAVLEPTQRFGRAYLDAVEHVLHA; encoded by the coding sequence ATGAATAGGATCGTCCGCGCTGCAGCGCGCCGCGCAGTAGCCGTCGTCCGCGGGCCGGTGCCTCAGCCGCCCGCCCGCGAGCCCGAGGACTTCCCTGCCGGGTTCCGCAACTGGGTGTCCCGGCGGAGCGACAAGCTCCGCTACACGTCGCGCGCCGGCTGGGCCCCGACAGAGCGGACGGCGGACAGCCCGCGCATCGCGGTCGTCATGCACGTGTACTACACGGACCTCGTGGACGAGATCCTCGAGTCTCTCGCGACGATCCCCGTGCCCTTCGACATCGTCGCCACGAACGCATCGGGAGAGCCGCTCGTGCTCGACACGAGCGCACTCCCCCTCGCCCGGTCCGTCCGGGTGCTCGAGGTCGAGAACCGCGGTCGTGACATCCTCCCCCTCGTCCTCGTAGCGAACGCCGGCCTCCTCGACGGCTACGACGTCGTCTGCAAGGTGCACACGAAGAAGAGCCCGTGGCGCGAGGAGCACGACGTGCTCTCCGGCAGCGGAGCCGCGTGGCGGGCCGCGTTCGTCACCGGTCTCTTCGGCTCGCGCGGCAACGTCGAGCGGATCCTCTCCGCCTTCGCGAACGATCGGACGCTCGGTTCGGTCACCACCACCGGCAACATCGTCGGAGCCGAGCACTGGGGCGGCGACCGCCACATCGTCGACGCGCTCCTCCGCCGCCTCGAGCTGCGCAGCAGCGACGACCTCCGCTTCAACGCCGGATCGATCTACTGGATCTCCGGCTTCATCCTCCGGGGTCTCCGCACCCTCGACCTCAGCGAGGAGGACTTCGAGGAGGAGGCCGGACAGATCGACGGGACGACGGCCCACGCCGTCGAACGCGTCATCGGCATCCTCACGGAGGAGGCAGGCCTCCGTCTCCGCACGGTCGACGATCTGCCTCCGCTCGACGAGGAGTCGTGGCGCCGCTTCGAGCCGGACGCGTCGCGCTCATCCCGCGCGCGGGTCGTCCCGTTCTACCTTCCCCAGTTCCACGCCTTCCCGGAGAACGACCGATGGTGGGGGGCGGGATTCACGGAGTGGTCGAACGTGACCGCTGCGAAGCCCATGTTCCACGGGCACCGGCAGCCTCTCCTGCCCGGCGAGCTCGGCTTCTACGACCTGAGCCACGACGGCGTCCGTGACGCGCAGTTCGACCTCGCCCGTCGAGCCGGCATCGAGGGGTTCATGTACTACTACTACTGGTTCGCCGGCCGGAAGCTCATGGACGGACCGGTCGAGGCCCTCGCCGCCGGCGAGGGCGATCAACCGTTCTGCATCATGTGGGCGAACGAGAACTGGACGCGCCGCTGGGACGGGAGCACGACGAGCGTGCTCATCGGGCAGGACTACGACGCCGTGCCGGCCGAGCAGTTCATCCACGACGTCATGCACCTCCTCACGGATCCCCGGTACATCCGTGTCGACGGCCGGCCGGTCGTCGCGGTCTACCGCATCACCCAGATCCCGGGCTACCGGGAGGTCCTCGCCGCCTGGCGAGAGGCCGCCGTCGCCGCCGGCCTCCCCGGCCTCGAGCTGCTCACGGTGGACGTGGGCGCGAGCATGGAGGGCCTCGAATCCGACCTCCGCCAGGAGGGCCTCGACGGCTGCCTCGAGTTCCCGCCGCACAACAAGCCGTGGCGGGGTGTCCCGCGCGACGAACTCGAACTGGTCGACGGTTTCGCCGGTAACATCCTGCGCTACGACGCGATGGCCGAGGCCTGCGAACGATCGGTGCTCACGGAGCTCGAGGACGACCGCTACCCCGGTGTCCTCGTCGGCTTCGACAACACCGCACGGCGACAGCACCATCCCGATCTCTGGTACGGCTCGAATCCCCTCACCTTCCGACGGTGGCTCGCGACCACCGTGCTCGCGGTCGAGGACCGACCGTTCGACGAGCGGCTCGTCTTCGTGAACGCGTGGAACGAGTGGGCCGAGGGCGCCGTCCTCGAACCGACTCAGCGGTTCGGTCGTGCATACCTCGACGCCGTCGAGCACGTCCTGCACGCCTGA
- a CDS encoding glycosyltransferase family 2 protein — MTSEPLRVSVALCTFDGVDFLEPQLESILAQSSPPDEMVIADDGSTDGTLEIVDRFVERAPFPVTVVRDPGPGGVTANFERAMVATTGDVIVLSDQDDVWTSDRIAATRRRFAADDTLDLLFADADLIDAGGAPIGLRLFEALEISAHERAQLASGDAVPVFLRRNLATGAATAVRRRLVDRSVPFPHEWVHDEWLAMVAAITGSIAMDESVVVRYRQHGRNQIGMRTPGLRQKISRVLEPRGGRNHALAARGRALADRLADGSIVAPTDVVRAAEEKAVFESLRADMSPRRLRRVGTIAALALTGQYRRFASRGDADVLRDLLQPET, encoded by the coding sequence ATGACGTCGGAGCCGCTCCGCGTCTCCGTCGCCCTGTGCACGTTCGACGGCGTCGACTTCCTCGAACCTCAGCTCGAGAGCATCCTCGCTCAGTCGTCGCCGCCCGACGAGATGGTGATCGCCGACGACGGCTCGACCGATGGAACGCTCGAGATCGTCGACCGCTTCGTCGAGCGCGCTCCGTTCCCCGTCACCGTCGTGCGCGACCCCGGTCCGGGGGGAGTGACGGCCAACTTCGAGCGCGCCATGGTGGCGACGACGGGCGACGTCATCGTGCTGAGCGACCAGGACGACGTGTGGACATCCGACCGGATCGCCGCTACCCGCCGCCGTTTCGCCGCCGACGACACACTCGACCTGCTCTTCGCCGATGCCGACCTCATCGACGCCGGGGGAGCACCCATCGGCTTGCGCCTCTTCGAGGCGCTCGAGATCTCCGCGCACGAGCGGGCCCAGCTCGCCTCAGGCGACGCCGTGCCCGTGTTCCTGCGTCGCAACCTCGCGACGGGAGCGGCCACGGCCGTCCGCCGCCGACTCGTCGATCGTTCCGTCCCGTTCCCTCACGAATGGGTCCACGACGAGTGGCTCGCGATGGTGGCAGCCATCACGGGGTCCATCGCGATGGACGAGAGCGTCGTCGTCCGGTACCGGCAGCACGGCCGCAATCAGATCGGCATGCGCACCCCCGGTCTTCGTCAGAAGATCTCCAGGGTGTTGGAGCCGCGCGGCGGCCGCAATCATGCCCTCGCCGCCCGCGGACGCGCCTTGGCCGACAGGCTCGCCGACGGGTCCATCGTCGCCCCGACCGACGTCGTCAGGGCCGCGGAGGAGAAGGCCGTCTTCGAATCCCTGCGCGCGGACATGTCGCCGAGACGTCTCCGGCGGGTGGGGACGATCGCCGCGCTCGCGCTCACCGGCCAGTACCGGAGATTCGCCTCTCGCGGCGACGCCGACGTGCTGAGAGATCTTCTTCAACCGGAAACATGA